From the Saccharomycodes ludwigii strain NBRC 1722 chromosome I, whole genome shotgun sequence genome, one window contains:
- the PRP45 gene encoding mRNA splicing protein PRP45 (similar to Saccharomyces cerevisiae YAL032C | PRP45 | Pre-mRNA Processing) — MDIFTSLTSGLPPPKNSQHKSGHISNYFINVEKDLINTFLQNDYNNVANEKKDSILKTAETSNKKYVQSILKPIREKDPSFECKLPTKDEIQKSTAKTRQIVEKILTNIPNVSLNNTTKNIQSNITNLIDIREGEYDPLRPSTKPILKNIPFPEQNMENPETPIVHIPGNSKLSKQDLKNWQIPSAVSEWKNPKGFTISVEKRMDFKKAQLNNLATSVPSTEKFALLSEVLDDATDSARKMLKEKAELKAKETEEEAKKSEIKMRLLAARAQEQRQLNGNNSYSNRREHVRMERRKILEKHQPAIDKNYRGQNYRGQNYRGQNREVLDATNLSVKGEDKSTAKEVQYDSKFFTRGANAEAKRNEEQVYDKPLFNQQNVSRLYKQKRNVHEVYDQDVDEALHNVRTKSIRFSKATKIGMDSSSSIEYKEKGNERKSK, encoded by the coding sequence ATGGATATTTTTACCAGTTTAACTTCCGGGCTCCCACCTCCAAAGAACTCACAGCATAAGTCAGGACATATATCaaactattttattaatgtagaaaaagatttaataaacacttttttacaaaatgattataataatgttgctaatgaaaaaaaagattcgattttaaaaactgcAGAAACATCCAATAAAAAGTATGTTCAATCGATATTAAAGCCCATTAGGGAAAAAGACCCTTCTTTTGAATGCAAGCTTCCAACCAAAGATGAAATACAAAAGAGCACCGCAAAAACAAGACAGATAGTAGAAAAAATACTGACAAACATTCCCAACGTTTCATTAAACAACACcactaaaaatatacaaagtAATATCACAAACCTGATTGATATAAGGGAAGGGGAATACGATCCTTTACGTCCATCGACGAAaccaatattaaaaaatataccgTTTCCCGAACAAAATATGGAGAATCCGGAAACACCTATCGTACATATACCTGGAAACTCCAAATTATCCAAAcaagatttgaaaaattggcAAATACCTAGTGCAGTATCGGAATGGAAAAACCCGAAGGGGTTTACAATATctgttgaaaaaagaatggaCTTTAAAAAAGCACAGCTGAATAATCTTGCTACCTCTGTTCCATCTACCGAAAAATTTGCGTTGCTTTCTGAAGTTTTGGATGATGCTACTGATAGTGCACGCAAAATGTTAAAGGAAAAGGCAGAACTAAAGGCAAAAGAAACGGAAGAAGAGGCTAAAAAatcagaaataaaaatgagaCTATTGGCTGCAAGAGCACAGGAACAGCGCCAAttaaatggtaataatagttaTTCTAACAGAAGAGAACATGTCAGAAtggaaagaagaaagattTTGGAAAAACATCAACCCGCTATTgacaaaaattatagagGTCAAAATTATAGAGGTCAAAATTATAGAGGTCAAAATAGAGAGGTACTAGATGCAACAAACTTGTCAGTTAAAGGTGAGGATAAGAGCACTGCAAAAGAAGTTCAATATGATTCCAAGTTTTTCACAAGAGGAGCAAATGCTGAAGCAAAAAGGAATGAGGAACAGGTTTATGATAAGCCATTGTTTAATCAGCAAAATGTTAGTAGACtctataaacaaaaaagaaatgtaCACGAGGTGTATGATCAGGATGTGGATGAAGCGTTACATAATGTTAGAACAAAATCAATCCGTTTTAGCAAGGCTACTAAAATAGGAATGGATTCCTCATCAAGTATTGAGTATAAAGAGAAAGGTAACGAAAGGAAGTCAAAGTGA
- the MRS2 gene encoding Mrs2p (similar to Saccharomyces cerevisiae YOR334W | MRS2 | Mitochondrial RNA Splicing) — MGPPITSIIGFKNINSIFLKNINKLKGLTFKIYTGKIPFRIIRHINTTSNTRISFIKPWSPSKPVKPIVPNDLFVSCTIFNKEGNVVSVSQKFPKWQFLRDHGLYPRDLRKIDSTAPDIIPSIVVKPYQCILINLLYIKALITSEQVMIFDTVSPSAAQKLGELMYDLESRFQVKNGTNNTLPFEHQVLETILINVLAYLEVECNKHITVCGGILRDLEYQIDRNKLKDLLIKSKDLTSFYQKALLIREVLDELLDNDDDLEGMCLTRKINDATDKKMMAQGLEMLLETYYYQCDEFVQQSESLIQNIKSTEEIVNIILDANRNSLMLFELKVTIYTLGFTIATLVPAFYGMNLKNFIEESNWGFYSVIGMSSIVALIMTMNNFKALRSVTRLTLMNNHSGKQSQKHLANVEFHIQKYVPTFWDRCKKWVRLLLFGEENELRRYCQYQKNSNKEKFKEWLIKDSKK; from the coding sequence ATGGGACCTCCGATAACATCAATAATAggatttaaaaacattaatagtatttttttaaaaaatattaacaaacTAAAAGGCTtaacatttaaaatatatacaggCAAAATACCCTTCAGGATAATACGACATATTAACACTACTTCCAACACTAGGATTTCGTTTATAAAGCCTTGGTCACCATCTAAGCCTGTTAAACCCATTGTTCCCAATGATTTGTTTGTATCATGtaccatttttaacaaagaAGGCAACGTTGTTTCGGTTTCACAAAAATTTCCTAAATGGCAATTCTTAAGAGATCATGGGTTGTATCCGAGAGATTTAAGGAAGATCGACTCCACTGCACCAGATATTATACCCAGTATCGTAGTTAAACCTTACCAATgcattttaattaatttgcTTTATATTAAAGCACTAATAACTTCAGAACAAGTTATGATTTTCGATACAGTCAGCCCATCTGCAGCTCAGAAACTAGGTGAATTGATGTATGATTTAGAAAGTAGATTTCAAGTCAAAAATGGAACAAACAATACTTTGCCCTTTGAACATCAGGTTTTGGAAACAATCTTGATTAATGTTTTGGCATACTTAGAAGTGGAATGTAATAAACATATTACTGTATGTGGTGGTATTTTGAGGGATTTGGAATACCAGATTGAcagaaataaattaaaagatttattaataaaatcaaaagatTTGACTAGCTTTTATCAAAAAGCTTTGCTAATTAGGGAGGTTTTAGATGAATTATTAGATAACGATGATGATTTAGAAGGAATGTGTTtaacaagaaaaattaatgatgcaactgacaaaaaaatgatggCACAAGGGCTGGAAATGCTTTTAGAAAcctattattatcagtgTGATGAATTTGTGCAACAATCTGAATCtttaattcaaaatattaaatctaCGGAGGAAATcgttaatataattttggaTGCTAACCGTAATTCTTTGATGTTGTTTGAATTGAAAGTTACTATTTACACCTTGGGCTTTACCATTGCCACTTTAGTTCCAGCCTTTTATGGtatgaatttgaaaaatttcatAGAGGAAAGTAACTGGGGATTTTATTCTGTTATTGGTATGAGCTCTATAGTGGCTTTAATTATGACAATGAATAATTTCAAGGCATTACGATCTGTTACTAGATTAACTTTGATGAATAATCATTCTGGGAAACAATCTCAAAAACATTTAGCCAATGTAGAATTCCATATACAGAAATATGTTCCAACATTTTGGGATCGATGTAAGAAATGGGTTCGATTGCTGCTTTTTGGCGAGGAAAATGAGTTAAGGCGATATTGCCAATATCAGAAAAATAGTAACAAGGAAAAATTTAAGGAATGGCTGATTAAAGATTCAAAGAAATGA
- the VMA4 gene encoding H(+)-transporting V1 sector ATPase subunit E (similar to Saccharomyces cerevisiae YOR332W | VMA4 | Vacuolar Membrane Atpase) encodes MSAAVFHPLNDSQVNEELTKMQAFIKKEAEEKAKEVKLKADQEYEIEKTQIVRSETASIDSAMEEKLKKATLAQQITKSTIANKMRLKVLEAREQMLEDIFQTTEDKLKKDVSSNKAKYKPILKKLILEDLFKLLEPKVIVKVRKQDVPLTKDLVNDLQAEYKKGTGNDIEIVINETDFLSAELAGGCIVSDHLGKITVNNTLEERLKLLREESLPAIRLQLFGPSKTRKFFD; translated from the coding sequence atgtctgCTGCAGTATTTCACCCATTAAACGATAGCCAAGTCAATGAAGAATTGACTAAAATGCAAGCTTTCATTAAGAAAGAAGCTGAAGAAAAAGCCAAAGAAGTGAAATTAAAGGCCGACCAAGAGTATGAAATCGAAAAAACACAAATTGTTCGTTCAGAAACCGCTTCTATCGATTCTGCAATGGAAGAAAAGTTAAAGAAAGCTACCTTGGCCCAACAAATCACTAAATCTACTATAGCCAATAAAATGAGATTAAAAGTCTTAGAAGCAAGAGAACAAATGTTAGaagatatttttcaaactaCCGAAgacaaattgaaaaaagatgtTTCTAGCAACAAagcaaaatataaaccaattttaaaaaaattaattttggaAGATTTGTTCAAATTATTAGAACCTAAAGTCATAGTTAAGGTCCGTAAACAAGATGTACCATTGACCAAGGATTTAGTTAATGATTTACAAGCCGAATACAAGAAAGGTACAGGAAATGATATTGAAATTGTTATCAATGAAACTGACTTTTTATCTGCCGAACTTGCTGGTGGCTGTATTGTTTCAGATCATTTGGGAAAGATTACtgttaataatactttGGAAGAAAGATTAAAACTACTAAGAGAAGAATCATTGCCTGCTATAAGATTGCAATTATTTGGACCATCTAAAACCAGAAAGTTCTTTGATTAA
- the GIP4 gene encoding protein phosphatase regulator GIP4 (similar to Saccharomyces cerevisiae YAL031C | GIP4 | Glc7 Interacting Protein): MFNQSIARAAAAASLPSIKGGIPFNILDAKYIQFAYSIDELHDLIKYLGLLIEHLEDPKDNNNNNNGHEESNVIPLINYVLCFGSGWLFNVNPNLKKRISLLCEGKYVKLQHVDVILNTNLVNFHYVFPSVEANIKEYKTKIYNKQHQIKLAKSFLEICQNTLEFYNLKLKTVIIERSANRIPDSSGRPIPLKIDVIKNFSKTSIFSLSMDLAVLITDPQKDTTDSSFRNLNLQVLKKFYQSIKNHIKLKIDPYYTQLSHFSGNPRSQSIVTQLTHWELTFHIMYAFMLNMLHIVTLLSSLLDQIYIPNKEFFNSKLVLLSSENIEEYKNLLKNLETKEHVLQLEKILNTFLKDKITLYFQYSTINDVYKNYIIQCRAILEIQIENIESWIKCWIFIGKGYEDAKKLYKDMPEERLDNLIEERLVNNKLFDKEGNWNTSINADAYKRQLLKRNSKPVNSKIVTDPSRLKSNNKLNGLTKKVIEQANGTKLSRTSSIEKIDNNAKVALEGNSRSNSIKRQRQETQHLTRQDQQFKTTKTNTGTEEMLSNEPTLKSSDAKIAAQKSHLNQKSLSDNNTNIKTDPKQRTTGSKTSLNSSSSPGVLHNSYDNYVTKEEGSEEKQLTFLFKELNVTDTSPIDQDSIDYEAQGENYSTESPDRSSTKTIIKKVRFAGVPPMSENEDVRPTKKGWYKKPAVLHYPSPSPQIALLNLRNRKKLVRQEEGFTFRTSLRGD, encoded by the coding sequence ATGTTTAATCAAAGTATAGCCAGAGCTGCTGCTGCAGCGTCATTACCTTCAATAAAAGGTGGCATACCATTCAATATTTTAGAtgcaaaatatatacagTTTGCCTATTCAATTGATGAGCTACATGACCTAATTAAATACCTTGGGCTACTTATTGAACATCTAGAAGACCccaaagataataataataataataacggtCACGAAGAATCCAATGTTATACCGCTAATTAACTACGTTTTGTGTTTTGGGAGTGGCTGGCTTTTCAATGTTAATcctaatttaaaaaaaagaataagcTTATTATGCGAGGGCAAATATGTAAAATTGCAACATGTTGATGTTAtattaaatacaaatttaGTGAATTTTCATTACGTTTTTCCTTCAGTAGAGGcaaatattaaagaatacaaaaccaaaatatataataaacaacaTCAAATTAAATTGgcaaaaagttttttggaaatatgTCAGAACACATTAGAATTTTACaatttgaaattgaaaacCGTAATTATAGAAAGATCTGCAAACAGAATACCCGATTCAAGTGGACGTCCTATTCCCTTGAAAATAGAtgtaattaaaaattttagcAAAACTAGCATCTTTTCGTTAAGTATGGATTTGGCGGTTTTAATTACTGATCCACAGAAAGACACCACTGATTCATCCTTCcgtaatttaaatttacaagttttgaaaaaattttatcaaagtataaaaaatcatattAAGCTAAAAATCGATCCATATTATACACAATTATCACACTTTTCTGGCAATCCAAGATCACAGTCTATAGTGACTCAATTAACACATTGGGAATTAACTTTCCATATAATGTATGCCTTTATGTTAAACATGTTACATATAGTAAcgttattatcatcattgcTCGATCAAATATACATACCCAACAAggaattttttaatagcaaATTAGTATTGCTGTCAAGCGAAAATATTGAAgaatacaaaaatttattgaagaATTTAGAAACAAAAGAACATGTCTTGCAACttgaaaaaatactaaacacttttttaaaagataaaataacattatATTTCCAATATAGTACTATCAACGAtgtttacaaaaattatatcatTCAATGCAGGGCTATTTTGGAGATTCAGattgaaaatatagaaaGTTGGATAAAGTGTTGGATTTTTATTGGTAAAGGTTATGAAGATGCCAAAAAGTTATATAAAGATATGCCTGAAGAAAGGCTGGACAACCTTATTGAAGAAAGAttagtaaataataaactatTTGATAAAGAGGGCAATTGGAATACAAGCATTAACGCTGATGCTTATAAACgtcaacttttaaaaaggaaCTCTAAACCCGTTAACAGTAAAATAGTAACAGACCCATCAAGGCTtaaaagtaataacaaACTAAATGGTCTGACAAAAAAGGTTATAGAACAGGCTAATGGCACCAAGCTTTCAAGAACTTCTTCCATTGAAAAGATAGACAATAATGCGAAAGTAGCTTTAGAAGGAAACTCAAGATCAAATTCCATCAAAAGACAGCGACAAGAAACACAGCACTTAACTAGACAGGATCAGCAATTCAAAACTACGAAGACAAACACTGGTACAGAAGAAATGTTGTCAAATGAACCCACCTTAAAATCATCAGATGCCAAAATTGCAGCACAGAAATCACATTTAAATCAGAAATCGCTTTCTGATAATAACACTAACATCAAAACAGATCCTAAACAGAGAACTACTGGTTCTAAAACATCTTTGAATAGTTCATCATCACCGGGGGTTTTGCATAATTCCTACGATAATTATGTTACTAAGGAAGAAGGATCTGAAGAAAAACAgttaacttttttgtttaaagaattaaatgTCACGGATACTAGTCCTATTGATCAGGATTCAATAGATTACGAAGCACAAGGCGAGAATTATTCTACTGAATCTCCAGATAGGAGCTCAACtaaaacaataattaaaaaagttagaTTTGCTGGAGTTCCACCAATGTctgaaaatgaagatgTTAGGCCCACCAAGAAGGGCTGGTATAAAAAACCAGCAGTATTACACTATCCATCACCTTCTCCACAAATTGCTCTTTTAAATCTAAGAAATAGGAAAAAATTGGTAAGGCAGGAGGAAGGCTTCACATTTAGAACTAGTTTAAGGGGTGACTAA